CAGGGACGTTTGCTCTGGCGTCAGCTGGTCCGCACGCTCGCGCAGCTGGGCAAAAAACCACGCCCGCAGTTCATCACCCGGCGTGCTATCCAGTATGTTCGAGCCTAAAATCGTTTGCACATAAGAAAAGTTGTGCTGATGGTCAAAGAAGTGGCGGGTCGCTGCGGCCAGGGTGGGATGCCACTTATGCGCGCCCAGTTGCAGGTTGAGCCGCCAGACGCCCCCCCGCATATAGTTGAGCGCGGCATCCAGCTTGACGCGCTGTGTCGGCGACAGCTTAGAGGCAACTTGCCCCTCCGCCAGCCACTGCGCGGCCAGTTTGTCGGCTTCGGCTAGTTTGTTATTGAAAACCAGGGCCGCTAGGTATTGCTCGTGGGCGCTGCGGGATTCGGGCAACTGCTCTATCGCCGCCGTGGTCCGCTGTAATACTTCCGGCCAGCGGCCCAGTTGCGCTAAATAGTCCAAGTATTTTTCTTGCAACGCTTCACGGTGGTATTGATCCAGTTTGACGGGGCGATCCAGCTCTTTTTGGAGCCAGGCAAAGGCAGGGGTGAACTCGCCCAGGGCCACCAGCCGATCGGTGTATTGCGTTTGGCGGTAGACTTCCCAGGGAGCGGCTTCCGCCAGTTGCCGGGCACGGTCCAGGACCTCGCGCTGGCGATTCAGGTTTTGCAAGAGGTAATACTCGTTCTGCACAAAGGTATCCATGGCGTTTGCGAATTTTGGCGCGCGGTCATAAACCGGCCGCAAAATTTGCAACAGTTCCCACTGTTCTTCGGGACTGGAGACTGTTTGTGCCTGGCTATAAATCCAGTTGGCCAGCGGCAATTCCTGCGGCTGCGCGTTGGCGGCCAGTTGTTTGGCCGCGGCCAACAAGATGACGCGGGCTTCCTCGTTGCGGCGCATCGTGGAGAGTATGAGCGGCCGCAGCCATTTACTACCCGGTTTGGCCGCGGTCAGTTTTTCTAGTTCGGCAACATGGGTCAGGGCCTCATCCCATTGCTGATTGAGGCAATTATGCACCAACAGCACCAGCCGGTCGTTGATCCCGGCCTGCCCGGCGGCGGCAGCGGCCCGCGCGGGGGCGAGTGTGGGGAACGGCGCGGTTACCAGGATCGTTTGCGCGCGGGGGGCCAACTCCGTTTCCAGCTTTTTGGTAAAGTCGGCGGCGGTCAGTTCAGCCACGCTGCGCGTGACTTCGTGAATGGACTGTCCCTCGGCGTTGTTGGTTTGCAGTTTGGTCCACCACCACACTCCCCCTGCCCGCACAAAGTCGCTGTAATCGTCGGTGCCAACCAACTTCCCATTTTGATGGGTCTCGCGGCGGAGCAGGACTTTGCGTTCAGTGTCGATGGTATACTCGTGGCGATAGTTATCGTCACTGGCCAGGATCAGCTTGGCCCGGTTGGGGCCCGCCGCCTCCACTGTCGCGGTCAAGTAAACCTGATTCGCCAGCAGTGTGGTAATGGAACCATCATTAAATGTTGTGGGAAACGTGGTCAGTTCCCGCCGCAGCGCGGGCCGCGCGGTCCCCCAACCCGACATGAGCGAAAAGACTCCCCGCTGATCTGGCTGGCAATAATTGACCAAGACTTCGCTATTGTCCAACAGCGACCGTGTCAGCCACCCTTGGGAAGAAAAGAGCGTTAGATCCTCGCCGATGCCATACTCGCGGCCCCACTGTGGTTCAAAACTCTTTTCCCGGCGGATAACCTCGACGCCGCCGGGATGCTGGAGCAAGGTTTCCGTGATTAATAGCGACTTGGCCAGGGCGATGGCCTCTGGAGACCACTTGGTGGGTTGCGGTGTGGGCCAAGTTTCTCGCGCGGCGGGGGCCGAAATACTGGGCAAGAGCGCGTCCAGCCACTGCAGATAGTCGGGGGATTGTTCATAGTAGATTCCCCGCCCCGCCATGCTGTAGGGTTTACGGAGCATGGGAGTGGTATCATCGAAAAGGGAATATCCAGCTCTAGCGCCTGAGGCACTGAGACCGGCAAATCCATCAAAGTATGTGCCATTACTAATAATCGGCTGGCCAGCATAGGCTAATTCTGATTCACTGCCACCAAAAGGTTCATCCATTAGCATCCGCACGGACTTGCGGTCGGATTCTCGCTTGAGTCGCAACCCCAGCGATAATTCCTCGACACCAAATTCTCCATTCTGGCCATTGACATCCCAAAATTCGCTTTTGTTTTCGGCCGAAAGCTTTTGGCTAACTTCTTTATCCGACACCGAGAGACTTTCACGGCGGACCAGTTCTTCACGAAAATAGTTTTCCCCATCGGATTCCGCTAGAACATCAAGCATATCCCCTCCCCCGCCCATGCCGCCTAGCATTGGCCCACTCGCCCAGACATCAAAGCGGCCATCGGTAGCGCTCATACTCCCCAAGGGTCCACTGGCGGGCATTGCCCCCCGCTGAAAGAAGAATCTATGCAGCGTATCCTTGGACCGAAACTCTGGCGAGCCAAGATAGCTCCTCCTGTAATGGGATTGCTCTGAAAATAATTCACTATTACGGCCCAGCTGCGACCATTGGGCCAAAAGCGACGCCCGCAGGCCCGAGCGCCAGGCCCCCGCCTGTTGCCTTTGTTGCTGCAAGAGTTCAAAGTTGGCCTTGGCGGTGGCGGCGGCAAAAAACTCCTCGCCATCGCGCATCAGGTAGCGCCGCTGCACCTTGAACCGCTGCCGGTCGGCGTCGGTCTCCAGCACCAAGAGCGACGTATACGGCGTGATGATATGAAATTCTTCTGAGAGGGCGATAATTTGGTCGCGGATCGCCGGATTTGTCCCTTGCTGCAACAGAAAGTCCAAATGCCCCCGTGCCCAGAGGCGCGGGATGAACGAGTTGCCAGCGTCATTATCCGGCAGATTCAGCCGCGCGGCGTAGCGCACGGTTTCCTGGCCCCGTTTGCCGGTGATGATGACTTCGCCAGTTTGGTTATCTCCGGTTGGCAGATAACGCCCCACGATGATCTGTTGCGTCCCCGCGGCCAGATTGGGCAGGCGTTCGGGATAGACCGCGGCCACTTGCAATCCGCGAAAATCGACCGCCAAATCCGTCAAACCGGGATTGGCGATTTCCTGTAGCAACTGCTTGGCCACCAGTACCGGAGTTTGTTCGCCCGTGATCTGCCGCAAGGATCCACGGCCCGCGTTGGCAATTCCCCGTAGCACCGCCAATTCATAGGTATTGTCCACGGTGACCGCGTGAAAGGTGAGGTTTTTGCCCAGCTGGGGTGTTTCTTTATGGTCTGTAGCGGGGGCTGGCGCAGGTGCTTCTTTGCCATCAATAACGTCCGTGGTGGGTGCCTGCCCACTCGCGGGTGCCTGCACGGCTAATTGCCGCGTTAGATGTTTCACAAACTGTTGCGGATCACTTTGGCCGGCGGTGACGATCCCATCGCCGATGTAAACGACGGTCGCTCCGGCGGGAGCTTTTTCCAGGACACTGGTAAACGCCAACTCCAGGTTTGTCCAACCCAGCGATGGCCGGGCCTCGAGGAATTTTTGCGTTTTTTCCAGGTTTTCCGGTGTGGGGGCTAGGGGTTCCACATTCGCCCAAGTGGTCTGGACATCGGCGGCGGCCAGCAGATAGCGGTCGTCCGCACCTAGGCTGCCGACGAGGGCGGTGACAAATTCCCCCTGGAGGCGGCGTTGGTCGGCGTCGAGGGAAGCCGAGGTATCGCAGAGGAGCACGAGATTGAGCGGCGTGCCGTCGGGAAGTGTCTCGCGCTGCCATTTGTCCGCGCCCGTGGGGGGCATCAGTTGCAAAAGAAAATAACCGTCGCTGCCGCGGCGATGGGCGATCGCCGCCAGATCGGGCCGCTGGTCATCCAGTTCAAACACCAGCTCAAAGTCTTGCTCCGGAGTGAATTCTTGCGCGCTAAAGTCGATTTGTGCGGCATGGGGTGTTTTACTGATCCGCACCGGATGTGTGGGGGAACTGACGGTCTTGAGCTGGGTTGTGGAATCGACGATGACGGACAGGGACAATTCGCGCAAGGGAGTCTGCCGTAACAGTTCGCTCCGGAGGGCGTAATTGTAGCGAAACGCATTTCCCCGCAGGGGTAAAACCTGCGTATAGACGATTTTGATCCGCTTTTCGGATTGGGCTTCGATGGGAAATACCCGCGCCTTAAAGAGGTTGCCGGCGGTCCATTCCAGCAGGCCGGGATCGCGACGCTCGCGAAGGATCGTTTCATAAATTTCGCGGGCACGCTGCTTTTCCACCACATCGGCCTCGACCAGTTCGTTGCCAATCCACATGCCAAACCCGCTGATGGAGGCGTCCTGGGGGAGAGGAAAATGAAAGATCCCCTCCAGGCGGCTGTTCGTCCGGTTGACAAAGGATTCTTCGATGGTGGTGCGGGCGATTTGGTCCTTGATTTCGACCGTGACTTTGTGATAGCCCACGGTCAGGGGGACATTGCGACCGTCCGGCATGGTGACGACCAAGGAGCCGAGCATTTCGTTGACGGCGGTGCCGTCGAACCCCGCTAGCCATTTGGGTTCCACAGGCGTAACGGCCAATTGATTGGCGGGCGTCGTGTGCAGAATTTTTTGGCCGGAGGCGATTTTTTCGGAACCTTGCAGCGGGCCGAGCAGCGTAAATTCCGGCAGTTTGTCGGTCGGTTGTTTGACGCGGACCTCCCCCCGATGCAGCTTGGCCTGGGATGGGGTCAGGCATTCGACCAGCGTTCCCGGTCCCAGCGTCAGTTCGGTTTGCGAATTCAACGTAAGCTTGACCGCGTTGGCCCCGCGCAGTTCCGTGCGAATCCAGTCGCCGGGTTGAATGGCAAGGTCCCGCGTAACCACGGTCCAACGCTTGCTGAGCGCGGGACGCAACAGCACAATCCCCTGGCTGTCGGTAACTTGGCCGATGCGGTCCGCGTTGGGCAGTTGGCCCGCGGCTACGAGATTTTGCGGCACTTGAAATTTCTCCGCGGGGATGACGGGGTTAATGGCGACTAAATGCAGTTCGGCCAGGGGGGCGCCTGCGCCCCGCCCCTGCCCCGCCGGCCACGCGGCCAGCGCCACTAATTCATGCGTAGACTGGTTAGCGTAGGCCTCGATCTCTATTTCGCTGGTGGCGCCGGTGGTGGTTTGACCTGGTAACGTTACGCGATAAACTTCGCACAGTTCTCCCTCGTATTCCATCACTTCGCTGGGAAGCGCGGCCCGCAGACGCTCGGCGTCGGTCACGCCCGTGTCCAATAAGGCCAGCAGGTCAATCTGTTGCGAAGGAGAAATAAACCAGGGGGAATCCTGCTGGGTGACGCTTTGTTTGGTTTCGTCAATTTTCCAAAAGCGCGAGCCAATCGCCACGCTGTAACGTTCCGGGGATTCGTTCATCCGCACCAAGCCGGGCGCGCGGACCAGGACTTCGGCCTGGGAAGGATTGCCACCGGTGTTTCGCTTTAGCAGAAACTGCAGCGAATCATGTTGCCGCAGCTTGTCCAGCACATTGCCAAACGGGACCGCGCTGACGGCGGGGGGATTGTTATGAAAAAAGGCAACATAGATCGCGACGCTGGCGGCCAAGGCCACTAATCCACGCCAGAGAATCGGTAACATAAATGACCTAGAGGGTATGTTGACCGCGGCGACGGGTGTCAGCGACGCCGTCGCGGAAGCGGGTGGGGAAGATACAGTTGGGGTTTCGCCAGGCCCAGGCGGCAAGGAAGAGGTTTCCTCCCGCGAAAGTTCCCGGGAGGCTTCGATTGGGGGGGCAATGCCGGGGGCACACTGGATAAAACGCGCCAAGCTCAGCTCGCGGATGCGCGCCAAAGCCCGGGTGGCGTCGGCTTCCGTGGCCGCCGGTTCCGGCTCTTGCAAATGTCCGAATAACTCCGCCAGCCGCGCTTCCGATGTTTTATCAGGAGCGTTGTTTAGCCCGGAGTGTGGGGATTCGAATTGTTCGTCGGCTGCGGACATGCCAGTGCTTTGTGATGAAAACTTACAGTTGTCAAAAGGACAGGTGCAATCGTTACTCTGGCAGGGGAACGGCGGTGACGGAAATGACAGCGTGCGGGCCATGGTTGGCGGTGGCCCGGTCAAAGCACGCGCGAAATTCGCGGCGCGCCCGGGCCAGTTTGGATTTGGTGGCCTCCACCGTGGTCTGCCAGGCGGCGGCCAGTTCCTCGAGGCTTTGTCCGTCTAAATACTTGCCCAACAGCAAAGCCGTATAATCGCCGGGCAAGTCGCTCAATAAACCGCGCACCAGTTCGCACAATTCCCGCCGCTCCATGCGCGTTTCAGGCAGTTCCAGATCCAGCCAGCGACCTATGTCCCACGCCCCCTGCTCGGCCAAGGTCTTTACCCGTACCGACCGCGCGGTCTGCCGCCAGTGGTTGGCAACCTGCTTATGCGCGATGCCCAATAGCCACGACCAAAGCGTCCCGCGAGCGGGGTCAAACTGGCGGGCGGACTGGGCGGCGGCCAAAAAGACTTCTTGCACGACATCCCCGGTCGCCGAGGCCTGGTTTCCCAGCAGACGCGAGACGTATCGCCATAGGCCGCCGCTGTATTGGTCATACAGCGCGGTCCAGGCCTGGGTGTGTCCTTGTTGCAAACCCAGCGTCACGGCTTGGTGGTCAAATTCGGCCAAGGGGGTCGATTGTGGAAAAAGTGCTGATGGGCGCGACTTCCGAGAGTTATTAGACGCAAGAGTCGGTAAAGTGTCGCAAAAACTTGGGTCAACAATCTAAACCCCGAAATATTTGCTAAGTTTATATCCCACATGTAGTTACAGAAATTGTACTTAACGCGCATAAAATAAAAAACCCCAGCGCGGCTGCGCTGGGGTTGGTCTTTGCAGATCAGTTTTTCTATGTCAAAAGCGTCAATTGCCTGACAGGGGAACTAGCCGGGCTCAACGCCATTTTCCTCTGGAGCGCACTTGCCCAGGTAGGTAATGGATTCAAAGCCAACTTGTTGGAAGGAGCCAAACAGATTGCCCAGGATGTCCAGAGCGTCGGTTTTGCTGCCGCCATCGAGGAAGGCTTTACCCTTGACTAGGTTGCCATACAGGTTGACTTCGTCATCGCCATGGCCAAACACGCCAAAGAGTTCCTCCACGGCGGAGTAAACTAAGCAGAGCTTGTCGTTATCGCTGCCAGAGTCGATATGCAGTTTCTTGGCGGTGCTGCCAAGGATATTCAACGTGTCGTTGCCATGGCCGGTAAAGATGGTCACGTTTGACTTGCCCAGCATATTGTTGGCAATGAACGTGTCCCCGTCCGCCCCGGTGTCGATATGCACATCCCCCCACAGGTTGTTGATGACCTGGGCGACATAATCAATTCCGGAACCGGTATGGATGGTGGTTTTCTTGTAATTTGCGCTGGCGGCATGGCTCCACAGGTCGTTGCCGCTGCCGGTATCGACGATAAAATCGCCAAAGCTGGACAGGTAATAGACATTGATCATGTCGTTACCAGCGCCTGCTGTAAAGTGGAACAGCTTGCCAGCCGTGCCATTGTAAATCGAGGCGATATCGTTGCCATCTTCCAAGTGGACAATGAAATCGTCATCGACAAACGTCAATCCGGCCAAAAATTCATCTAATCCCGAGCCAGTATTGACAATCAAGCTGCCATCCACCGAGACATAACCGTTATTGGCCATGTAGATTGGGACTTCTGTTGGGGTAAGTTCCCCTTCCGTGTCGACTCGGAATTCATCCGGTGGCACTTCTTCATCATCATCATCATCATCCGGAATCAGTGGCACGTACTTGCCAATCGTGACGATGTCATCGTCTTCGTGGGTGTTGATTTCCACATTGTCACATACGCCAATATCGCAAATGGTGACTGTGTCATTTCCGGCATGGGTGTTGATGATCAGGTCGTCTTCTAGGCGTAAGGACTCAACAACGACATCGTCGTCCCCCTTAAAGGTGTTGATGACGATACTTTGGCTAACTCCATTAAAAATCACGGGAGCGGCCAAACCATTGACCAAGGTCGCCGCGCCGTTCGTAAAAACGCCTTCTACCCTAACTTGATTGGGGACACCGGTCCCTTTCACCAAGACGCCATTCCCCAGGTCATCCCCCTTGAGTAGCAATACCCCGTCGTGAAAATCGGCGGTGATATTACCGGCAAAAGGTAACCGTGATTCCAAACTTTCAAATCGGGCGGAAAAATTATTCACACGCCCACGCTGCTGGCGAAAAAATCGCATTCGTAAACCCTCCGGAAGGTAAAGATAAATAAAGTGGCCCGCATGACCTCCTGGCGGCTGCTCCTGTTTAAGGCTTTACTGTAAGAAGGTTGACGCAGGACGTCAATAATCTGGGTAAGATAGAGAAAATAAATTATTTATTACGTTTTATATTATTGCCTAAAATAAGGATTATTCCGCTATTTTGAGGCTTGTTATCACATTTTCTGTAACATCCAATAATTCTTGTTTGGCCGGATAAAATTTGAAAATCCGACTGTCGATTTCCGCGGGGGTCAGGGGGTCCACCAGTTCCACGATCAGGCAAATCGGCCATTGCTCGGGAGGCAACGTGGAATCATCGGCGGGGGGACGGCGATATTCCCATCGCAGCGGCAGAAAATCGCTTTGTCGTAGATACAGCGTCAGAGCCGCGGGTAAATGCGGTGGCCATTGAAATGGTACGCCTGGTTCTGCGCTTTTTTCCCCGGCGGGAGGGGGAGCCAGG
The nucleotide sequence above comes from Pirellulales bacterium. Encoded proteins:
- a CDS encoding VIT domain-containing protein, producing the protein MSAADEQFESPHSGLNNAPDKTSEARLAELFGHLQEPEPAATEADATRALARIRELSLARFIQCAPGIAPPIEASRELSREETSSLPPGPGETPTVSSPPASATASLTPVAAVNIPSRSFMLPILWRGLVALAASVAIYVAFFHNNPPAVSAVPFGNVLDKLRQHDSLQFLLKRNTGGNPSQAEVLVRAPGLVRMNESPERYSVAIGSRFWKIDETKQSVTQQDSPWFISPSQQIDLLALLDTGVTDAERLRAALPSEVMEYEGELCEVYRVTLPGQTTTGATSEIEIEAYANQSTHELVALAAWPAGQGRGAGAPLAELHLVAINPVIPAEKFQVPQNLVAAGQLPNADRIGQVTDSQGIVLLRPALSKRWTVVTRDLAIQPGDWIRTELRGANAVKLTLNSQTELTLGPGTLVECLTPSQAKLHRGEVRVKQPTDKLPEFTLLGPLQGSEKIASGQKILHTTPANQLAVTPVEPKWLAGFDGTAVNEMLGSLVVTMPDGRNVPLTVGYHKVTVEIKDQIARTTIEESFVNRTNSRLEGIFHFPLPQDASISGFGMWIGNELVEADVVEKQRAREIYETILRERRDPGLLEWTAGNLFKARVFPIEAQSEKRIKIVYTQVLPLRGNAFRYNYALRSELLRQTPLRELSLSVIVDSTTQLKTVSSPTHPVRISKTPHAAQIDFSAQEFTPEQDFELVFELDDQRPDLAAIAHRRGSDGYFLLQLMPPTGADKWQRETLPDGTPLNLVLLCDTSASLDADQRRLQGEFVTALVGSLGADDRYLLAAADVQTTWANVEPLAPTPENLEKTQKFLEARPSLGWTNLELAFTSVLEKAPAGATVVYIGDGIVTAGQSDPQQFVKHLTRQLAVQAPASGQAPTTDVIDGKEAPAPAPATDHKETPQLGKNLTFHAVTVDNTYELAVLRGIANAGRGSLRQITGEQTPVLVAKQLLQEIANPGLTDLAVDFRGLQVAAVYPERLPNLAAGTQQIIVGRYLPTGDNQTGEVIITGKRGQETVRYAARLNLPDNDAGNSFIPRLWARGHLDFLLQQGTNPAIRDQIIALSEEFHIITPYTSLLVLETDADRQRFKVQRRYLMRDGEEFFAAATAKANFELLQQQRQQAGAWRSGLRASLLAQWSQLGRNSELFSEQSHYRRSYLGSPEFRSKDTLHRFFFQRGAMPASGPLGSMSATDGRFDVWASGPMLGGMGGGGDMLDVLAESDGENYFREELVRRESLSVSDKEVSQKLSAENKSEFWDVNGQNGEFGVEELSLGLRLKRESDRKSVRMLMDEPFGGSESELAYAGQPIISNGTYFDGFAGLSASGARAGYSLFDDTTPMLRKPYSMAGRGIYYEQSPDYLQWLDALLPSISAPAARETWPTPQPTKWSPEAIALAKSLLITETLLQHPGGVEVIRREKSFEPQWGREYGIGEDLTLFSSQGWLTRSLLDNSEVLVNYCQPDQRGVFSLMSGWGTARPALRRELTTFPTTFNDGSITTLLANQVYLTATVEAAGPNRAKLILASDDNYRHEYTIDTERKVLLRRETHQNGKLVGTDDYSDFVRAGGVWWWTKLQTNNAEGQSIHEVTRSVAELTAADFTKKLETELAPRAQTILVTAPFPTLAPARAAAAAGQAGINDRLVLLVHNCLNQQWDEALTHVAELEKLTAAKPGSKWLRPLILSTMRRNEEARVILLAAAKQLAANAQPQELPLANWIYSQAQTVSSPEEQWELLQILRPVYDRAPKFANAMDTFVQNEYYLLQNLNRQREVLDRARQLAEAAPWEVYRQTQYTDRLVALGEFTPAFAWLQKELDRPVKLDQYHREALQEKYLDYLAQLGRWPEVLQRTTAAIEQLPESRSAHEQYLAALVFNNKLAEADKLAAQWLAEGQVASKLSPTQRVKLDAALNYMRGGVWRLNLQLGAHKWHPTLAAATRHFFDHQHNFSYVQTILGSNILDSTPGDELRAWFFAQLRERADQLTPEQTSLATEHALTGQLSVAEPINNRKYLSASEVPAALWQPIAKILRERFRAVKTDADRAALGNALRLIYVNKFADTELLPFLRERLQTAPANQVTQLRRELVDHLLGLPWTPAIEDELFTILRELRTTSDEQLPLFEQLGLLHRYTDALLQMRITAGLTAWRDQGGVNKLTRTERAAEEQKIRDTARAQLIERYISEHEKVLAQAGNVNQPAAGNPAAEPVKEIDSRTPPAEQAAALANWIRVEQAYLQVPTDANLTETLEFCWQIVGEVPFRAAEDDATEREQQEKPLQPELPGVGGNSPADPATELELIDDQNPAQLLAQAQKIQAAAIAGELRERAFITILSLTARESVGANWKERLAKFIAAGLDFPAEERFPWQKLQYQWLVATNQIDELLRVVRVWSAAAEPTSPWPVALAKLLAEQGDLSTAVTLFETAASRKLLTPGDYQTLAQWYLALNQRDKYDDARLRAWRLLPESQLNNIFNNVCYRWQSGGTLPTTIDDNQLLAIRALFEKSSQPENYLSELRQLYLSSADFRLLRIIPRAVLGRSAQQIYRFMETLHGTLDVIRVESTADEILAEIKQIRTGKLTTTDARALDLVEALVEYQAAAVLNQPGPHITASVAALQRAFNREWQPNEPALMGIFLTKLGRVPHWELAAEQLRQLAELTKLVKPGSTDDLHLGRAIAELEFYNLERPQDGLRRMRVTCERFLAQHENSWPIEEIDNFFSLIGMHEYQKQFSAGEDLLIPVMDQAANTSLRQRVLYRLAELYNRALREQGSVSIGAGNELLPAVTRFYQQKIDAADQEHERYELTRLWVDALGIGHERKLPATMAEVRKLAFTVMPGILEKQVQQYANTVTLPASIVKESLGLVAALRYVIERYEQYPDRLRYDWNNAWRNLGGLLAQYRASITADNDEYRELEPRLWKIVADVLRQELQTLQTTQREMTHIDYSYFWHAKAEEMVAIANEVLAQNVNSHRHIMFIAEYLWSGLHRYDRSIEILFAADKAQLLDFGGQEVLVQHLIDRNRSPEAIALLEQFVAARPDEMRHRTRLMQAYFAAKRPQQLSELLAATDKHFHAGGRWLVGNIQSLGDACLSVELYPEAEKYLSEAISLRLADNTAAGQGDRFLSDLYISLSKALIAQNKNEAAVDAALSAVSCWDPRYSERENTLRNLREIVEKIADLPAFIQELDARIARTNQDWPILRLTLAQVLATSNQHELAVTQFQHAYDLQPTNAQIFGVWLESLEKLGDTKQAVAVLQKWIEQDRRNASLYSKLAEKLAADQKTFGPDAEERALTSIIEAAPTESESFTALAEIRGQRQQWALAIPLWQKVAELRSLEPTGLVRLAEAQIQTKAWGEARETLNQLRGRVWPERFNGELGKLPHLEQQVLQGMDEKPK
- a CDS encoding sigma-70 family RNA polymerase sigma factor is translated as MAEFDHQAVTLGLQQGHTQAWTALYDQYSGGLWRYVSRLLGNQASATGDVVQEVFLAAAQSARQFDPARGTLWSWLLGIAHKQVANHWRQTARSVRVKTLAEQGAWDIGRWLDLELPETRMERRELCELVRGLLSDLPGDYTALLLGKYLDGQSLEELAAAWQTTVEATKSKLARARREFRACFDRATANHGPHAVISVTAVPLPE